A region of the Pseudonocardia cypriaca genome:
CAGGAGCGCCTTGCCCTCGGCCTCGTCGAGCACCCGCGGGGTTCCGGTGTCAGCATGGCCACCTTCATGACTCCTGGCGTCATGAAGGTGGCCATGCTGACATCCGGTGCGCCCCACCACCGGAGCCGGGAGTGGGGCAGCCCAGGAGCGGCCGATCGTCGCGGCTGCCTGCACCGCCTCCATCGCGACAGAGGGCGGGGCGAGGACCGGCAGCCCGCGCCGCACCCACTCCGCCGCCCGGGGTCCGACCAGGTTGCCGGCCATCGCCGCCACGAGGGCGCCCCGCGCCCCCGCTCCCGCGCACGCCCGCGCGAACGCCTCGATGGCGCGCACCCAGTCGTCGTCGGCGCAGCGGTCGGTGCGGGGCAGGTCGGCGAAGAGGAGGGTGAGGTCGGCCGGGCCGCGCACCATGGCGTCGAACGCGGCCGTCATCGCCTCCGCATCGCCCCAGATGTAAGTGTGGAAGTCGAGCGGGTTGGCGAGCGCCACGCGTTCCCCCAGCACCGCGCGCAGCCCGGCGCGTTGCCGCCCGGTCAGGTCGGGGAACCGCGCATCACGGCCCATCGCGGCGTCGCCTATCAGAGCGGCCTCGCCGCCGGAGGAGCTGAGCGAGCACAGCCGGGCGTCCGGTAGCGGGCCGCCGCAGTGCAGCAGGCACAGCGCGCCGAGCAGCGCGTCGATCGAGGTGACCTCGCCGATCCCGGCGCGGCGCAGGAACGCCGAGGCGACCGCCGCGTCGCCGGCCAGCGAGGCGGTGTGCGTCTGCACGGCCCGACGGGCCTGCTCCCCCCGGCCCAGCACCAGCGCGACGACCCCGACGCCACGGTCCCGGGCCGTGGCCGCCAGCCGTTCGAGGCCCCGTACGTCCGCGAGCGTCTCCACGATCATGCCGACGGCCGAGGTGCGCTCGTCCGCCAGCACCGCGGCGGCGGCGCGCGCTGCGGAGGTTTGCGCCCCGTTGCCGACGGTGACCACGTAGCCGAGCGGCAGCCCGATGTCCGTCATGGTCACGCTGATCGCGATCGAGGACGACTGCGACACGATCGCCACCCCGCGCTCGCCCGGCCGGAGCGGGACGCCGCCGTGCTGGTCGGGCCAGATCAGCACCCTGTCGAGGTAGTTGATCATGCCGTAGCAGTTGGGTCCGAGCAGCGTCATCGCACCGGCCGCCTCGACCAGCTCCCGCTGCCGGGCGGAGCCGTCGGGGCCGGTCTCGGCGAAGCCCGAGCTGTAGACGACCGCCGCGCCGCACCCCACCGCGGCCAGCTCGGCGACCACCCCCGCACAGGCCGGGGCCGGGACCGCCACGAACGCCGCGTCCGGCACATCGGCCAGGTCCG
Encoded here:
- a CDS encoding acetate--CoA ligase family protein, with amino-acid sequence MDELLRPRSIAVIGDSRASARVIEQNRRIGFGGPVRPVHERRAVIAGERAVARVADLADVPDAAFVAVPAPACAGVVAELAAVGCGAAVVYSSGFAETGPDGSARQRELVEAAGAMTLLGPNCYGMINYLDRVLIWPDQHGGVPLRPGERGVAIVSQSSSIAISVTMTDIGLPLGYVVTVGNGAQTSAARAAAAVLADERTSAVGMIVETLADVRGLERLAATARDRGVGVVALVLGRGEQARRAVQTHTASLAGDAAVASAFLRRAGIGEVTSIDALLGALCLLHCGGPLPDARLCSLSSSGGEAALIGDAAMGRDARFPDLTGRQRAGLRAVLGERVALANPLDFHTYIWGDAEAMTAAFDAMVRGPADLTLLFADLPRTDRCADDDWVRAIEAFARACAGAGARGALVAAMAGNLVGPRAAEWVRRGLPVLAPPSVAMEAVQAAATIGRSWAAPLPAPVVGRTGCQHGHLHDARSHEGGHADTGTPRVLDEAEGKALLRRRGVPVPDGEVCTSAAAAVRAAARIAAPVAVKALGTAHKTDERAVRLGLRGARQVRGAAAELLARFPAVLVERMVPGVIAELLIGIEPDPVFGPVLTVGAGGVLTELMRDVAHVMLPADPAEIRSALLGLRCAPLLTGHRGAQGADLDGLVATVGRIVGTALNPILVHTVSLEINPLVVTPSGAWACDALVTVVGEGE